In a genomic window of Brassica rapa cultivar Chiifu-401-42 chromosome A10, CAAS_Brap_v3.01, whole genome shotgun sequence:
- the LOC103847396 gene encoding laccase-11: MKMIRYPSFLFLFLYLLGFLGQSPVDAAVKKYQFDVQMKNVSRLCNAKPIVTVNGMFPGPTVYAREGDRVIINVTNHVQYNLSIHWHGLKQYRNGWADGPAYITQCPMQTGQSYVYDFNVTGQRGTLWWHAHILWLRATVYGAIVILPQPGKPYPFPQPYQETNIVLGEWWNGDVETAVNQANKLGAPPPMSDAHTINGKPGPLFPCSEKHTFVVEVEADKTYLLRIINAALNDELFFGIAGHDMTVVEIDAVYTKPFTTKFILLGPGQTTNVLVKTNQSPNRYFMAAGPFMDAPVTVDNKTVTAILQYKGVPNTIIPILPKLPSPNDTSYALDYNQKLRSLNTPNFPALVPLKVDRRLFYTIGLGINACPTCVNGTNLAASINNITFVMPKTALLKAHYFNIPNVFRTDFPDRPPKPFNYTGVPLTANLGTSTGTRLSRVKFNTTIELILQDTNLLTVESHPFHLHGYNFFVVGTGVGNFDPKKDPAKFNLIDPPERNTVGVPTGGWAAIRFRADNPGVWFMHCHLEVHTMWGLKMAFVVENGNTPELSVLPPPKDYPSC; the protein is encoded by the exons ATGAAGATGATCCGGTACCCCagttttctctttctcttcttgtaTCTTCTTGGGTTTCTTGGCCAATCTCCGGTGGATGCAGCGGTGAAGAAGTACCAATTCGAT GTTCAAATGAAGAACGTAAGCCGGTTATGCAATGCTAAACCGATTGTCACTGTCAACGGAATGTTCCCTGGACCAACGGTTTACGCAAGAGAAGGTGATCGAGTCATCATCAACGTCACCAACCATGTACAATACAACTTGTCCATCCATTG GCATGGGCTTAAACAGTACCGGAACGGTTGGGCAGATGGTCCAGCATACATAACTCAATGTCCGATGCAGACCGGACAGAGTTATGTTTATGATTTCAACGTAACCGGACAACGTGGGACTCTCTGGTGGCACGCACACATCCTCTGGTTACGAGCCACCGTGTACGGAGCTATCGTTATCTTGCCTCAACCAGGAAAACCGTATCCTTTCCCACAACCATACCAAGAAACCAACATAGTCCTCG GAGAGTGGTGGAACGGAGACGTTGAGacggcggttaaccaagccaaCAAGCTGGGCGCACCGCCTCCGATGTCGGATGCTCATACCATAAACGGAAAGCCCGGACCGCTCTTTCCATGTTCAGagaaac ACACGTTCGTGGTGGAGGTGGAAGCAGACAAAACATACCTTCTAAGAATCATCAACGCAGCGCTAAACGACGAGCTATTCTTCGGTATTGCAGGCCACGACATGACCGTGGTGGAGATCGATGCAGTCTACACTAAACCGTTCACAACAAAATTTATTCTACTCGGACCAGGTCAAACCACAAACGTTCTAGTCAAAACCAACCAGTCTCCAAACCGTTACTTCATGGCAGCTGGTCCATTCATGGACGCTCCAGTAACCGTAGACAACAAAACCGTAACCGCGATTCTTCAATACAAAGGCGTACCAAACACGATCATACCGATTCTACCAAAGCTTCCTTCGCCTAACGACACATCGTACGCTTTGGACTATAACCAAAAGCTCAGAAGCCTCAACACGCCAAACTTTCCAGCTCTTGTTCCTTTAAAAGTCGACCGTAGATTGTTCTACACGATCGGTCTAGGCATCAACGCGTGTCCGACATGTGTGAACGGGACAAATCTCGCAGCTTCGATAAACAACATCACATTCGTTATGCCTAAAACTGCTCTCTTGAAAGCTCATTACTTCAACATCCCGAACGTTTTCAGGACGGACTTCCCTGATAGACCGCCTAAACCGTTTAACTATACCGGTGTCCCACTCACGGCTAACCTTGGAACTTCTACGGGGACTAGACTGAGCCGAGTTAAGTTCAATACGACAATTGAGCTTATTTTGCAAGATACCAATCTCCTAACCGTTGAGTCACATCCTTTCCATCTCCACGGCTATAACTTTTTTGTGGTTGGAACTGGTGTTGGAAACTTTGATCCCAAGAAAGATCCGGCTAAGTTCAATCTCATTGACCCCCCTGAGAGAAACACAGTTGGAGTACCTACTGGTGGGTGGGCTGCCATCAGATTCAGAGCTGATAATCCAG GTGTTTGGTTTATGCACTGTCACTTGGAAGTCCACACAATGTGGGGTTTGAAGATGGCTTTTGTCGTCGAGAACGGGAACACACCTGAGCTTTCCGTTCTACCACCGCCTAAGGATTATCCGTCCTGTTAA